In a single window of the Pseudomonas entomophila genome:
- a CDS encoding zinc-dependent alcohol dehydrogenase family protein, whose product MSTKALYVLPGGGYDKVQLGTCEAAAPQAGEITVRLHASSLNYHDFAVVSGMWGPSERRIPMADGAGEVIAVGAGVSEFKVGDAVVSTFFPSWLDGQAQVEGFASVPGDGIDGYAREQVTARATSFTHAPKGYSHAEAATLTTAGLTAWRALMSDDHLKPGDSVLVQGTGGVSIFALQFAKLAGATVIATSSSDAKLERLKALGADHLINYKRTPAWGESVRELTDNRGVDHVIEVGGPATLEQSMIAARIGGHVSLIGILTGVAGQLPLVQALVRQIRLQGVLVGSRAQQQAMVRAIDANGLRPVVDKHFELEQMVEAFKYQESNKHFGKICLTW is encoded by the coding sequence ATGAGCACCAAGGCTCTCTACGTCCTGCCCGGTGGCGGCTACGACAAGGTCCAGCTCGGCACCTGCGAGGCCGCCGCGCCCCAGGCCGGCGAAATCACCGTGCGCCTGCACGCCAGCTCCCTCAACTATCACGACTTCGCCGTGGTCAGCGGCATGTGGGGCCCGAGCGAGCGCCGCATTCCCATGGCCGATGGCGCCGGCGAAGTGATCGCGGTCGGGGCCGGTGTCAGTGAATTCAAGGTTGGCGACGCGGTGGTGAGCACCTTCTTCCCCAGTTGGCTCGACGGCCAGGCCCAGGTCGAAGGTTTTGCCAGCGTGCCGGGCGATGGTATAGACGGCTACGCCCGCGAGCAGGTAACGGCCCGTGCCACTTCGTTCACCCACGCGCCCAAGGGCTACAGCCATGCCGAGGCCGCGACCCTGACCACCGCCGGCCTCACCGCCTGGCGCGCGCTGATGAGCGACGATCACCTCAAGCCGGGCGACAGCGTGCTGGTGCAGGGCACGGGGGGCGTCTCGATCTTCGCCTTGCAGTTCGCCAAGCTGGCGGGCGCCACGGTGATCGCCACGTCGTCCAGCGACGCCAAGCTGGAGCGCCTCAAGGCGCTCGGCGCCGATCACCTGATCAACTACAAGCGCACCCCGGCCTGGGGTGAGAGCGTGCGTGAGCTGACCGACAACCGCGGCGTCGACCATGTGATCGAAGTCGGCGGCCCGGCGACGCTGGAGCAATCGATGATCGCCGCGCGCATCGGTGGGCATGTGTCGTTGATCGGTATCCTCACCGGTGTGGCGGGGCAGTTACCGCTGGTGCAGGCGCTGGTGCGCCAGATCCGTCTGCAGGGCGTGCTGGTGGGCAGCCGCGCGCAGCAGCAGGCGATGGTCCGGGCCATCGACGCCAATGGCCTGCGGCCGGTGGTGGACAAGCATTTCGAGCTGGAACAGATGGTCGAGGCGTTCAAGTACCAGGAAAGCAACAAGCATTTCGGCAAGATCTGCCTGACCTGGTGA
- a CDS encoding GNAT family N-acetyltransferase, translating to MAIILDDPDLERVEHYRDDSHLRGELNALTEQTYGFDFEAWYLAGFWEDNYQPCSLVRQGRMLANVSVSPLAFIHAGQYLHCAQIGTAMTRPEARGRGYSRHLMECLVQRWASPCDLLFLFANGSVLDFYPKFGFRRVVEREHYLEWSGARRASSFSPVDLDDGGQLQRFMAAVAGSCPQARLSLMPNVALTMFYCDGPYRAALRYSPRHEAYVVVAQEDERMLLVDVFCARVVDLHEVLPELVQPGTREVVLGFTPLRDDGFATRDVENDDALFVWGASETPLDQAPMRFPVLSHT from the coding sequence ATGGCAATCATCCTCGACGACCCCGACCTCGAACGGGTCGAACACTACCGCGACGACTCGCACCTGCGTGGCGAGTTGAACGCCTTGACCGAGCAAACCTACGGTTTCGATTTCGAAGCCTGGTACCTGGCGGGTTTCTGGGAGGACAATTACCAACCCTGCTCGCTGGTACGCCAAGGGCGGATGCTGGCCAATGTCTCGGTCAGCCCGCTGGCGTTCATTCATGCAGGGCAGTACCTGCACTGTGCGCAGATCGGCACGGCGATGACCCGGCCCGAGGCCCGTGGCCGGGGCTACAGCCGCCACCTGATGGAGTGCCTGGTGCAACGCTGGGCGTCACCTTGCGACCTGTTGTTCCTGTTCGCCAATGGCAGCGTGCTGGACTTCTATCCAAAGTTCGGTTTTCGCCGGGTGGTCGAGCGGGAGCATTACCTGGAATGGTCCGGGGCACGGCGCGCCAGCAGTTTCAGCCCGGTGGACCTGGACGACGGTGGGCAATTGCAGCGCTTCATGGCAGCGGTGGCGGGCAGTTGCCCACAGGCTCGCTTGAGCCTGATGCCCAATGTGGCACTGACGATGTTCTACTGCGACGGGCCGTACCGGGCAGCGTTGCGCTATTCGCCTCGGCATGAGGCGTATGTGGTGGTGGCGCAGGAAGACGAGCGGATGCTGCTGGTCGATGTGTTCTGTGCGCGGGTGGTGGACCTGCACGAGGTGCTGCCGGAACTGGTACAGCCAGGGACGCGGGAGGTGGTGCTGGGGTTCACGCCGTTGCGCGACGACGGCTTCGCCACGCGGGATGTGGAAAACGATGACGCCCTCTTCGTCTGGGGCGCGTCAGAGACGCCGCTCGATCAGGCGCCGATGCGTTTCCCCGTGCTCTCGCACACCTGA
- a CDS encoding peptidase C39 family protein translates to MQIEFRLATVDDLPALLALENQCFALDRLTPRSFRWMLSHANASLLVAQRDGQLMGYALLLFHRGTSLARLYSIAIAEQARGQGLGARLLEQAERCALDHERAYLRLEVRTDNPTAIALYERHGYRRFAQVDDYYEDHASALRYEKRILQHPTGETRPVPYYAQTTDFTCGPACLLMAMAALQPQRLPTRREELRLWREATTVFMTSGHGGCSPHGLALAAWRRGFRVQLRLNTEGPLFLDGVRQAGKKEVMRLVHEDFCAELQGSDVQIARQAPDLPRVLAQGGLALVLISNYRLTGSKAPHWVLVTACDDDFVYLHDPDIDHGRHRQALDCQHLPVSHQEFQRMSLFGGRKLRAAVLVYATAA, encoded by the coding sequence ATGCAGATCGAATTTCGCCTGGCAACTGTCGACGACCTGCCGGCCCTGCTGGCACTGGAAAACCAGTGTTTCGCACTGGACCGGCTTACCCCGCGCAGCTTCCGCTGGATGCTCTCCCACGCCAACGCCAGCCTGCTGGTGGCGCAGCGCGATGGCCAACTGATGGGCTATGCGTTACTGCTGTTCCATCGCGGTACGTCACTGGCGCGCCTGTACTCCATCGCCATCGCCGAACAGGCTCGCGGCCAGGGGCTTGGCGCGCGCCTGCTGGAACAGGCCGAACGTTGCGCCCTGGACCACGAGCGCGCCTACCTGCGCCTCGAAGTGCGCACCGACAACCCCACCGCCATTGCCCTGTACGAGCGCCATGGCTACCGGCGCTTCGCCCAGGTGGACGACTACTACGAGGACCACGCCAGTGCCCTGCGCTACGAGAAACGCATCCTCCAGCACCCGACGGGCGAGACGCGGCCAGTCCCCTACTACGCCCAGACCACCGACTTCACCTGTGGCCCGGCCTGCCTGCTGATGGCCATGGCCGCCCTGCAGCCGCAACGCCTGCCCACCCGCCGCGAGGAACTGCGCCTGTGGCGCGAGGCGACCACCGTGTTCATGACCTCCGGCCACGGCGGCTGCAGCCCCCACGGCCTGGCCCTGGCCGCCTGGCGACGGGGTTTTCGCGTACAGCTGAGGCTCAATACAGAAGGGCCACTGTTTCTCGACGGTGTGCGCCAGGCGGGCAAGAAAGAGGTCATGCGCCTGGTGCACGAGGACTTCTGCGCCGAGTTGCAGGGCAGCGACGTGCAGATCGCCCGGCAGGCGCCCGACCTGCCTCGGGTACTGGCGCAGGGCGGCCTGGCACTGGTGCTGATCAGCAACTACCGGCTGACCGGCAGCAAGGCGCCGCACTGGGTGCTGGTCACCGCTTGCGACGACGATTTCGTCTACCTGCACGACCCCGACATCGACCATGGCCGCCACCGCCAGGCCCTGGATTGCCAGCACCTGCCGGTGAGCCACCAGGAGTTCCAGCGCATGAGCCTGTTCGGCGGGCGTAAGCTGCGCGCGGCGGTGCTGGTGTATGCAACGGCGGCGTAA
- a CDS encoding RimK family protein produces the protein MSSFQEPLPAWPGESSNSSATGVIYPLQLDNKSSQLVIIVERRDDWSSYLQSEDVVTAQEYLEQPRESDSGKRVQVINLCRNYKYLGHGYYCSLLAEARGHKVIPSVRSISELTRKSLYGLALDDMARSLESALANHPYGETEGFTLTLYFGRTDLEPLQDIARQLFESFPCPILLVEFRKTSTWHIAGVKAGALHKLREDQQDQFANALDGFSRRLWRQPRSRRVARYDLAILHDPDEALPPSNPKALEQFIRAGHQLGVDVELIGKKDYARLAEYDALLIRETTSVDNHTYRFAKKAESEGLVVMDDPASILRCTNKVYLTDLLRSHRLAMPASEILYRDNPQALEGIGDRLGFPLVLKIPDGCFSRGVIKVKDHAELQAATAELFEHSVLLLAQEYLYTEYDWRIGVLNRKPIFACQYFMSKGHWQIFNHQAQRDEVNGECRTLAVHEAPRAVVELAVKAANLIGDGLYGVDLKQVGDRVVVIEVNDNPNLDAGIEDAYLHDDLYTLVLEEFIRRLEQKRRGQAW, from the coding sequence ATGTCTTCGTTTCAGGAACCTTTACCGGCATGGCCCGGGGAAAGTTCAAACTCAAGTGCAACTGGCGTTATTTATCCACTGCAGCTGGACAACAAGTCAAGTCAGTTGGTGATCATTGTGGAGCGGCGTGATGACTGGTCTTCGTACCTACAAAGCGAAGATGTCGTGACGGCCCAGGAATATCTGGAGCAGCCCCGCGAGAGCGACAGCGGCAAGCGCGTCCAAGTTATAAACTTATGTCGTAATTATAAATATCTAGGCCATGGTTATTATTGTTCGTTGTTGGCCGAGGCGCGCGGTCATAAAGTCATTCCCTCGGTCAGAAGTATCAGCGAGTTGACCCGCAAGTCGTTATACGGATTGGCCCTCGACGACATGGCGCGCAGCTTGGAAAGCGCCTTGGCCAATCACCCCTACGGCGAAACCGAAGGCTTCACCCTGACCCTGTATTTCGGCCGTACCGATCTGGAACCGCTGCAGGACATTGCCCGCCAGCTGTTCGAAAGTTTCCCTTGTCCGATCCTGCTGGTCGAATTTCGCAAGACCAGCACCTGGCATATCGCCGGGGTCAAGGCCGGCGCGCTGCACAAACTGCGCGAAGACCAGCAGGATCAGTTCGCCAACGCCCTCGATGGCTTCAGCCGCAGGCTCTGGCGTCAGCCGCGTTCGCGCCGGGTGGCGCGCTACGACCTGGCGATCCTCCACGACCCCGACGAAGCACTGCCGCCGTCCAACCCCAAGGCGCTGGAGCAGTTCATTCGCGCCGGGCATCAGTTGGGCGTCGACGTCGAGCTGATCGGCAAGAAGGACTACGCCCGCCTGGCCGAATACGACGCCCTGCTGATCCGCGAGACCACCAGCGTCGACAACCACACCTACCGCTTCGCCAAGAAGGCCGAGAGCGAAGGGCTGGTGGTGATGGACGACCCGGCGTCGATCCTGCGCTGCACCAACAAGGTCTACCTGACCGACCTGTTGCGCAGCCATCGCCTGGCCATGCCGGCCAGCGAGATCCTCTACCGCGACAACCCCCAGGCGCTGGAAGGCATCGGTGACCGGCTGGGCTTTCCGCTGGTGCTGAAGATCCCCGATGGCTGTTTCTCCCGGGGCGTGATCAAGGTGAAGGACCACGCCGAACTGCAGGCCGCCACCGCCGAACTGTTCGAGCACTCGGTGCTGCTGCTGGCCCAGGAGTACCTCTACACCGAATACGACTGGCGCATTGGTGTGCTCAACCGCAAGCCGATCTTCGCCTGCCAGTACTTCATGTCCAAGGGCCACTGGCAGATCTTCAACCACCAGGCCCAGCGCGACGAAGTCAACGGCGAGTGCCGCACCCTGGCCGTGCACGAGGCGCCGCGGGCGGTGGTGGAGTTGGCGGTGAAGGCCGCCAACCTGATCGGCGATGGCCTGTACGGCGTCGACCTCAAGCAGGTTGGCGACCGGGTGGTGGTGATCGAGGTCAACGACAACCCCAACCTCGACGCCGGCATCGAAGACGCCTACCTGCACGACGACCTCTACACCCTGGTGCTGGAGGAATTCATCCGCCGCCTGGAGCAGAAGCGCCGGGGGCAAGCCTGGTAA
- a CDS encoding magnesium transporter CorA family protein — MIESYSLAHGQLRKREGLDCEVLLFVEPDSAERELLQAWFHLDAHALASALDPDEVSRLELHRDGLFLIWKRPESYTGGDSFAFQVSSFGMLMVDGHLVLIAPDDSLLDGLGQRHALHEPMDVLLAILLDNLHHYLGHLKVIKMVARELQQRFEQSLENHHLMQMFNLSESLIHYINAIHSNGAVLSRLRAHGEKRHFNPEVLALIDDLVIENNQCHKQAEIYSTVFAGLMDARGNLANNAMNETLRKLTLINVVFLPLNLIASIGGMSEFSMMTAGVPWWLAYTLLVLAMMVLGVLMVLALKRLARGRGQVAPAATHRCPPVRPAPSYPGIANWRTP, encoded by the coding sequence ATGATCGAAAGCTACAGCTTGGCCCACGGCCAGTTGCGCAAGCGCGAAGGGCTCGATTGCGAGGTGCTGTTGTTCGTTGAGCCAGACAGTGCCGAGCGCGAACTGCTGCAGGCCTGGTTCCACCTGGACGCCCATGCCCTGGCTTCGGCACTGGACCCGGACGAAGTGTCGCGCCTGGAGCTGCACCGCGATGGCCTGTTCCTGATCTGGAAGCGCCCGGAGAGCTACACCGGTGGCGACAGTTTCGCCTTTCAGGTGTCGTCGTTCGGCATGCTGATGGTCGACGGCCACCTGGTGCTGATCGCCCCGGATGATTCATTGCTCGACGGCCTCGGGCAACGCCACGCGCTGCACGAGCCGATGGACGTGCTGCTGGCCATCCTGCTGGACAACCTGCACCACTACCTGGGGCACCTGAAGGTGATCAAGATGGTCGCCCGCGAACTGCAGCAGCGTTTCGAGCAGTCGCTGGAAAACCACCACCTGATGCAGATGTTCAACCTCAGCGAGAGCCTGATCCACTACATCAATGCCATCCACAGCAATGGCGCGGTGCTCTCGCGCTTGCGCGCCCACGGCGAGAAGCGCCACTTCAACCCCGAGGTGCTGGCGCTGATCGACGACCTGGTGATCGAGAACAACCAGTGCCACAAGCAGGCCGAGATCTACTCGACGGTGTTCGCCGGCTTGATGGACGCGCGCGGCAACCTGGCCAACAACGCGATGAACGAGACCCTGCGCAAGCTCACCCTGATCAACGTGGTGTTCCTGCCGCTGAACCTGATTGCCAGCATCGGGGGCATGTCCGAGTTCAGCATGATGACCGCAGGCGTGCCCTGGTGGCTGGCCTACACGTTGCTGGTGCTGGCGATGATGGTGCTCGGGGTGCTGATGGTGCTGGCGCTCAAGCGCCTGGCCCGAGGGCGCGGTCAGGTTGCGCCAGCTGCCACCCATAGATGCCCGCCTGTGCGGCCCGCGCCTTCCTACCCAGGCATCGCCAATTGGAGAACCCCATGA
- the gabP gene encoding GABA permease has protein sequence MNTVGSDGNLAQGFKPRHVTMLSIAGIIGAGLFVGSGHAIAAAGPATIISYFVAGTLVVLVMRMLGEMAVAHPDTGSFSTYAEQAIGRWAGYTIGWLYWWFWVLVIPIEALAAGHVLNAWFPQVDSWIFALASVLLLACTNLFSVAKYGEFEFWFAILKVTAILGFIGLGFAALLGWLPNREVSGLSTLMAEQGGFAPKGWSAVVGAFITVMFSFIGTEAVTIAASESSDPSRNIAKATRSVIWRISTFYILSIFVIISVVPWNDPQLAVVGSYQRALEIMNIPNAALMVDFVVLIAVTSCMNSSIYIASRMMYSLAKRGDAPALLNKTSKVGVPRAAVFGSTLIGAGIAILNYFAPKGVFEFLLASSGAIALLVYLVIAISQLRMRARLERENANLKFRMWLFPWLTWAVIVFISGALAVMLFTPEHRAEVTATLSLAIVISFLGIVTTRGQARRAVGARSLG, from the coding sequence ATGAACACCGTGGGATCCGATGGCAACCTTGCCCAAGGTTTCAAGCCGCGTCACGTCACCATGCTGTCCATCGCCGGCATCATCGGCGCCGGGCTCTTTGTCGGTTCCGGGCACGCCATCGCGGCGGCCGGGCCAGCCACCATCATCTCCTACTTCGTGGCCGGCACCCTGGTGGTGCTGGTCATGCGCATGCTCGGCGAAATGGCCGTGGCGCACCCCGACACCGGTTCGTTCTCCACCTACGCCGAGCAAGCCATCGGCCGCTGGGCCGGCTACACCATCGGTTGGCTGTACTGGTGGTTCTGGGTACTGGTGATCCCCATCGAGGCGCTGGCCGCAGGGCACGTGCTCAACGCCTGGTTCCCCCAGGTGGACAGCTGGATCTTCGCCCTGGCCTCGGTGCTGCTGCTGGCCTGCACCAACCTGTTCAGCGTGGCCAAGTACGGTGAGTTCGAGTTCTGGTTCGCCATCCTCAAGGTCACTGCGATTCTCGGGTTCATTGGCCTGGGCTTCGCCGCGCTGCTGGGCTGGCTGCCCAACCGCGAGGTCAGCGGCCTGAGCACGCTGATGGCCGAGCAGGGCGGCTTCGCCCCCAAAGGCTGGTCGGCGGTGGTGGGGGCGTTCATCACCGTGATGTTCAGCTTCATCGGCACCGAGGCGGTGACCATCGCCGCTTCCGAGTCCAGCGACCCGTCGCGCAACATCGCCAAGGCCACCCGTTCGGTGATCTGGCGCATCAGCACCTTCTACATCCTGTCGATCTTCGTGATCATCTCGGTGGTGCCGTGGAACGACCCGCAGTTGGCGGTGGTGGGCTCGTACCAGCGCGCGCTGGAGATCATGAACATCCCCAACGCCGCGCTGATGGTCGATTTCGTGGTGCTGATCGCGGTGACCAGCTGCATGAACTCGTCGATCTACATCGCCTCGCGGATGATGTACTCGTTGGCCAAGCGCGGTGACGCCCCCGCGCTGCTGAACAAGACGTCGAAGGTCGGCGTGCCGCGCGCGGCGGTGTTCGGCAGCACCTTGATCGGCGCGGGCATCGCCATCCTCAACTACTTCGCGCCCAAGGGGGTGTTCGAGTTCCTGCTGGCCAGCTCCGGGGCCATCGCCTTGCTGGTGTACCTGGTGATCGCCATCTCGCAACTGCGCATGCGTGCGAGGCTGGAGCGGGAGAACGCCAACCTGAAGTTCCGCATGTGGCTGTTCCCCTGGCTGACCTGGGCGGTGATCGTGTTCATCAGCGGCGCGTTGGCGGTGATGCTGTTCACCCCGGAGCACCGGGCCGAGGTGACCGCGACGCTGAGCCTGGCGATCGTCATCTCGTTCCTGGGCATCGTCACCACCCGGGGCCAGGCGCGTCGGGCGGTGGGGGCACGGTCGCTGGGGTGA
- a CDS encoding efflux RND transporter periplasmic adaptor subunit: MLRGFCLALTLGLLHLPLALAGEAPADPLLDAPATNIASSGQNPRGVLRARDQAVLSSELAGRIVEMPYADGQDFKQGSTLARFDCSAYQAQLNAAQAAVRAASEELRHNRQLAALKSVGQFEVSLAEAKQAQAQAEAQVYQVQIKRCVVSAPFDGRVVQRRAQPHESVPSGSPLIEVVDNRSLEIHLLVPSRWLGRLKPGQPFEFVPDETGKPLQAQVKRVGARIDEGSQTLQLIGELPRDSQGLLAGMSGTAHFPEQP; this comes from the coding sequence ATGCTTCGCGGTTTCTGTCTGGCTTTGACCCTGGGTCTGTTGCACCTGCCGCTGGCGCTGGCCGGCGAAGCGCCCGCCGACCCCTTGCTCGACGCCCCCGCCACAAATATCGCCAGCAGCGGGCAGAACCCCCGTGGCGTGCTGCGTGCCCGCGACCAGGCGGTGCTGTCCAGTGAACTGGCCGGGCGCATCGTCGAGATGCCCTATGCCGACGGCCAGGACTTCAAGCAGGGCAGCACCCTGGCGCGCTTCGACTGCAGTGCCTATCAAGCCCAGCTCAACGCCGCCCAGGCCGCTGTGCGCGCCGCCAGTGAAGAACTCAGACACAACCGCCAGCTGGCCGCGCTGAAGTCGGTCGGCCAGTTCGAAGTGTCGCTGGCCGAGGCCAAGCAGGCCCAGGCCCAGGCCGAAGCCCAGGTGTACCAGGTGCAGATCAAGCGCTGCGTGGTCAGCGCACCGTTCGACGGGCGGGTGGTGCAACGCCGGGCCCAGCCCCATGAAAGCGTGCCCAGCGGCTCGCCGTTGATCGAGGTGGTGGACAACCGCTCGCTGGAAATCCACCTGCTGGTGCCTTCACGCTGGCTGGGGCGGCTCAAGCCCGGCCAGCCGTTCGAGTTCGTCCCCGATGAAACCGGCAAGCCGTTGCAGGCCCAGGTCAAGCGCGTGGGCGCGCGGATCGACGAGGGCAGCCAGACCCTGCAACTGATCGGCGAGCTGCCCCGCGATAGCCAGGGGTTGCTGGCCGGCATGAGCGGCACCGCCCACTTCCCGGAACAGCCATGA
- a CDS encoding efflux RND transporter periplasmic adaptor subunit: MTVAAGVAEHAFALFLGLQRQARQAASSEQLAYAMVNDGQALFGFRHAALLIAGKVQALTGISVVEPHAPFVAFVERAAHTLQAAGVAGQPAVVDPARLDAQAVADWQSLSAAHAYWLPLLDRQGEMFGGLWLARDQAFNPAEQALLNHLGDTYAHAWLALRPARPWRVRWPRRRLLAVVGALLLVLLVPVRQSVLAPAEVVPRAGRVVAAPLDGVIAEFLVKPNQTVAMGDVLVRFDATTLKAQADVAERALGVAEAELKASTQRAFSDAESNARLDLLAARVEQKRAELDYARQLLGRSEIRAERAGIAVFADAERWMGKPVQTGERLMQLADPQLAELRMELPVGDAIALQPGAEVALFLDSDPLHRHAARLERAAYEAQATAAGQLAYRLDAGFEDAPPRIGLRGTAKLYGERAPLVYYLLRRPLAALRQGLGL; this comes from the coding sequence ATGACCGTCGCGGCGGGCGTGGCCGAGCACGCCTTCGCATTGTTCCTCGGTTTGCAGCGCCAGGCCCGGCAGGCCGCGAGCAGCGAGCAACTGGCCTATGCCATGGTCAACGATGGCCAGGCGCTGTTCGGTTTTCGCCATGCCGCCTTGCTGATTGCCGGCAAGGTCCAGGCACTGACCGGCATCAGCGTGGTGGAACCCCATGCGCCGTTCGTGGCGTTCGTCGAACGCGCCGCCCACACCCTGCAGGCCGCTGGCGTGGCGGGCCAGCCCGCTGTCGTCGACCCCGCTCGGCTGGATGCCCAGGCCGTGGCCGACTGGCAGTCGCTGTCGGCCGCCCATGCCTACTGGCTGCCACTGCTGGATCGCCAGGGTGAGATGTTCGGCGGCCTGTGGCTGGCCCGTGATCAAGCGTTCAACCCAGCCGAGCAAGCCCTGCTGAATCACCTGGGGGACACCTACGCCCACGCCTGGCTGGCCTTGCGCCCGGCTCGGCCCTGGCGCGTGCGCTGGCCAAGGCGGCGTTTGCTGGCGGTGGTGGGGGCGTTGCTGCTGGTGTTGCTGGTGCCGGTGCGCCAATCGGTGCTGGCACCGGCCGAAGTCGTGCCGCGGGCGGGGCGTGTGGTCGCCGCGCCGCTGGACGGGGTGATCGCCGAGTTCCTGGTCAAACCCAACCAGACCGTCGCCATGGGTGATGTGCTGGTGCGCTTCGATGCCACCACGCTCAAGGCCCAGGCCGATGTCGCCGAGCGCGCCCTCGGGGTGGCCGAGGCCGAGCTCAAGGCCAGCACGCAACGGGCCTTCAGCGATGCCGAATCCAATGCCCGGCTCGACTTGCTCGCTGCCCGCGTGGAGCAGAAACGCGCCGAGCTCGATTACGCCCGCCAACTGCTCGGGCGCAGCGAGATCCGTGCCGAACGTGCCGGGATTGCCGTGTTCGCCGATGCCGAGCGCTGGATGGGCAAGCCGGTGCAAACCGGCGAGCGCCTGATGCAACTGGCCGACCCGCAGCTGGCCGAGTTGCGCATGGAGCTGCCGGTGGGCGACGCCATCGCCTTGCAGCCTGGCGCCGAAGTGGCGCTGTTCCTCGACAGCGACCCGCTGCACCGCCACGCGGCGCGCCTGGAGCGCGCCGCCTACGAGGCCCAGGCCACCGCGGCCGGGCAGTTGGCCTACCGCCTCGATGCCGGTTTCGAAGACGCGCCGCCGCGCATCGGTTTGCGCGGCACCGCCAAGCTGTACGGCGAGCGCGCGCCGCTGGTCTATTACCTGCTGCGCCGGCCGTTGGCGGCGTTGCGCCAGGGGCTTGGACTGTGA